In Chryseobacterium gleum, a single genomic region encodes these proteins:
- a CDS encoding sulfatase-like hydrolase/transferase, whose translation MLEFSHIIYEVVIWLFLIYGTAVTLIYGWIGIYALGAVLRYKKENTFTDYSIIAANPNAPVFSVIAPAYNEGMTIVENVRSLLSLYYHNLEIIIVNDGSKDDSIQKLIEAYELESVAYFIQGKIETNAVRGVYKSKNPAFKKLIVVDKENGGKADALNVGVNISSGEYLVCIDVDCILEQDSILKLAKPMLEQTDKKFIACGGVIRLANNCVIENGKVVSVNMPKTLLGRTQALEYIRAFVLGRMAWSRASGLILISGAFGVFDRKIVLACGGYDKSTVGEDMELVVRMRKYMEEKNEPYEVLTIPDPLCWTEVPESKDILRKQRNRWMRGTMETLWKHRKLMFNPKYRKLGMISLPYWFFFEFLGPLIEFSGYIIFIIFLLLGIINWPFFVILFALVISMGFLYSIYAILVDLVSHQVYTKRKDFLRLIFTAFSEPFYFHPIVVKAGVNGFIDYFKKSHGWGEMTRQGFNQSTQNLPLKERIYAILQVGLKKWGMLALIFFALFLVGVVAESLWYKYIFPKFETPAIIGHLFTENILFALRLTFCIGFVYLIINFIKEGWARILGIVTLLIVAVTQYILFLYFSETRNVLGADVLYYSKEEIKQILQASGMLNFKNFALLGILIAGSFIPLWIAGKTALKTMYPGLIIMGLGLAAFFIPSDIVGSTILSSESEFNQNAAKSKWAYFFKSNEDNFISDHPELTELLSENEDYTANAEMLDKNFPFWRKENTPDFLGSYFNRSEQVPNLVFLIMEGFGHAYTSPKGYIGNFTPYLDSLSNKSLYWENSLSSAGRTFGALPSLTGSLPFGKNGFLEIEKTPENFNLYNILKANGFETGFYYGGHTSFDRYREFLEYSGVDHIVDEALFSSPYRKLPASNGESWGYEDQAVFGKMQEQQKPQNQPYFNMILTLSTHNPFLINNKDYYEKLYNQRLNSGILTPEQKKWATAHKDQLISVLNADDAIKGFFKNYSKRPDYNNTIFVITGDHSMPEITLQSKIDRFHVPLLIYSPLLKESKRFYKTVSHFDIAPSILAYYRNNYQIKTPSTVTWVGRGFSADAEISKAGIPMMQSKNQLIDFVSEKYYIHDGKLFTLKNLEEDPSNDAAAMSKINGRFNQYKSMNAKFYSTKKLMPDSVMVNFKKKTKSKF comes from the coding sequence ATGTTAGAATTCTCGCACATCATCTATGAAGTTGTTATCTGGCTGTTTTTGATTTACGGAACAGCAGTAACCCTTATCTATGGGTGGATAGGAATATATGCACTGGGCGCTGTACTGCGTTATAAAAAAGAAAATACATTTACAGATTACAGTATCATTGCGGCCAATCCCAATGCGCCGGTATTCAGTGTTATTGCTCCGGCCTATAACGAAGGCATGACCATTGTGGAAAATGTACGCTCCCTGCTGTCCCTTTACTATCATAATCTGGAAATTATTATTGTAAACGATGGAAGTAAGGATGATTCCATACAAAAACTGATCGAAGCTTATGAACTGGAATCGGTGGCTTATTTCATCCAGGGGAAAATCGAAACCAATGCTGTAAGAGGAGTTTATAAAAGTAAAAATCCGGCCTTTAAAAAGCTTATTGTTGTTGATAAGGAAAACGGCGGAAAAGCAGATGCATTAAACGTGGGAGTCAATATCTCTTCAGGGGAATATCTGGTCTGCATTGATGTAGATTGTATTCTGGAGCAGGATTCGATTTTAAAACTGGCAAAACCGATGCTGGAGCAGACCGATAAAAAGTTCATCGCCTGCGGTGGAGTAATTCGTCTGGCCAACAATTGTGTCATTGAAAACGGAAAAGTAGTAAGTGTCAACATGCCGAAGACTCTGTTGGGAAGAACACAGGCTCTGGAATACATCCGGGCTTTCGTACTCGGTCGTATGGCATGGTCTCGTGCATCCGGTCTGATTCTGATCTCAGGCGCTTTTGGCGTATTTGACAGAAAAATTGTGCTGGCATGCGGAGGTTATGATAAAAGTACAGTGGGAGAGGATATGGAGCTGGTGGTAAGAATGAGGAAATACATGGAAGAGAAGAACGAACCTTATGAAGTGCTTACCATTCCGGATCCTTTATGCTGGACAGAGGTTCCCGAGTCCAAAGATATTCTCAGAAAACAACGAAACAGATGGATGCGCGGAACGATGGAAACCCTGTGGAAACACAGGAAGCTGATGTTCAATCCGAAATACAGAAAATTAGGAATGATCAGTCTGCCGTATTGGTTTTTCTTTGAATTTTTGGGGCCGCTTATCGAGTTTTCAGGATACATCATCTTTATCATTTTTTTATTGCTGGGAATTATCAACTGGCCGTTTTTTGTAATTCTGTTCGCTCTTGTGATCTCGATGGGCTTTCTGTATTCTATTTATGCCATATTGGTAGACCTTGTAAGCCATCAGGTCTATACCAAAAGGAAAGATTTCCTCAGATTGATTTTCACCGCCTTTTCCGAACCTTTTTATTTCCATCCTATTGTGGTGAAAGCAGGGGTAAACGGGTTTATAGATTATTTCAAAAAATCGCATGGATGGGGTGAAATGACCAGACAAGGCTTTAATCAAAGTACACAAAATTTACCTCTGAAAGAAAGAATATATGCTATTCTTCAGGTGGGACTTAAAAAGTGGGGAATGCTGGCATTGATTTTCTTCGCTTTATTTTTGGTTGGCGTAGTTGCAGAATCATTGTGGTATAAGTATATCTTTCCAAAATTTGAAACTCCGGCTATCATTGGCCATCTTTTCACAGAAAATATTTTATTTGCTCTTAGACTGACCTTCTGCATCGGGTTTGTTTATCTGATCATCAATTTTATCAAAGAAGGCTGGGCAAGGATTCTGGGCATAGTAACCCTGCTCATTGTAGCTGTTACCCAATATATCTTATTCCTGTATTTTTCTGAAACCCGTAATGTATTGGGGGCAGATGTTTTATATTACAGTAAAGAAGAAATAAAGCAAATCTTACAGGCCAGCGGGATGCTCAATTTTAAAAACTTTGCGCTACTGGGAATTTTAATAGCCGGCTCATTTATTCCTTTATGGATTGCCGGTAAAACAGCTTTAAAAACAATGTATCCGGGATTAATAATAATGGGGCTGGGGCTGGCTGCTTTTTTTATTCCTTCCGATATCGTAGGATCAACAATTCTGAGCAGTGAAAGTGAGTTTAATCAGAATGCAGCAAAAAGTAAATGGGCTTATTTCTTTAAATCCAACGAAGATAATTTCATCAGTGATCACCCGGAGCTGACTGAATTGCTAAGCGAAAATGAAGACTATACCGCCAATGCGGAAATGCTTGATAAAAATTTTCCATTCTGGAGAAAAGAAAATACACCCGATTTCCTGGGATCATATTTTAACAGATCCGAGCAGGTTCCCAATCTTGTTTTCCTTATCATGGAAGGCTTCGGACATGCGTATACATCACCCAAAGGATATATAGGTAATTTTACTCCTTACCTTGATTCTCTTTCTAATAAAAGCTTGTACTGGGAGAACAGTTTAAGTTCAGCAGGAAGAACATTCGGAGCGTTACCATCTTTAACAGGTTCACTTCCTTTCGGGAAAAACGGGTTCCTTGAAATAGAGAAAACACCGGAGAACTTCAATCTTTATAATATTCTTAAAGCAAACGGATTTGAAACGGGGTTCTATTATGGAGGCCATACATCATTTGACCGGTATCGTGAGTTTCTGGAATACAGTGGAGTAGATCACATTGTAGATGAAGCATTATTCAGCAGTCCGTACCGCAAACTTCCTGCCAGCAACGGAGAGAGCTGGGGATATGAAGACCAGGCCGTTTTTGGTAAAATGCAGGAGCAGCAAAAACCGCAGAATCAGCCGTATTTCAATATGATCCTTACGCTTTCAACCCATAATCCTTTTTTAATCAACAATAAAGATTATTATGAAAAGTTGTACAATCAAAGGCTTAATTCCGGGATTTTAACTCCGGAACAGAAAAAGTGGGCAACAGCTCATAAAGATCAGCTCATTTCAGTATTGAACGCCGATGATGCGATTAAAGGTTTCTTTAAAAATTACAGCAAACGCCCGGATTATAACAATACAATTTTTGTCATTACAGGGGATCACAGTATGCCTGAAATTACTTTACAGTCTAAAATAGACAGATTTCATGTACCGTTATTGATCTATTCACCCTTATTAAAGGAATCAAAACGTTTTTATAAAACAGTAAGCCATTTTGATATTGCACCTTCTATTCTGGCCTATTACAGAAATAATTATCAGATCAAAACACCTTCTACCGTAACATGGGTAGGAAGAGGCTTTTCTGCAGATGCTGAAATCAGCAAGGCAGGAATTCCAATGATGCAGAGTAAAAACCAGCTTATTGATTTCGTATCTGAAAAGTATTATATCCATGACGGAAAGCTTTTCACGCTTAAGAATCTGGAAGAAGATCCTTCCAATGATGCGGCAGCCATGAGTAAGATCAATGGCAGATTCAATCAGTATAAAAGTATGAATGCAAAGTTTTATTCCACTAAAAAACTGATGCCTGATTCGGTAATGGTTAACTTTAAGAAAAAAACGAAATCAAAGTTTTAG
- a CDS encoding response regulator, translating to MKKYPIPANEEDRMRKLEFFDLLNLEKDPQLDVFAETACLVTGCPAALIAMMESETQTIQSCVGLALDFVDRKNTVCQYSIASGDIVVINDTLLDERSSDNPLILAGGIRFYAGVPLLDDEGFALGTLCVIDYKPKTITEDQISTLKKIGEAVTKLLMGKRKNIQAEYFQQTFSISNNLICVLDKNFLLKDINPAFENAFQVNKSQVINQNFLDLVGSHNSQLQLLSKDLPNTDEEITFTTSTNINDNQTIIVEWYLKLNQSHSDIFCFGINITQRIEEKLKLESSERRFRSFFENAIGLMSMHDMEGNIIAVNEKGRETLQYSAEEVEDLNLKDLVPEKNWHLLEQYLERINKNREDFGTMILKTKGGDEVIWMYHNLVEINKEGKPYVVSTALNVTERVTLEKDLVNTKKMLEQTSAVAQVGGWEVNLKNNTVIWSQSTREIHKIDKTFQPDLENALGFYSENSREKLESLFERAVKEGIPYDEELQLVRNDGVMIWVRVKGIPEFEGGVCTRVYGIIQDIDNFKKVYLELARKEAMLQSFVAYVPATVAMLDKDLNYLSVSKSWKDEFQMNDIRLIGENMFKISPDVPDERIKIYRDALAGKAYKNEDMAIEIPGKESIQHYNVEVTPWYLSSNVIGGIIVAAQNITTSVKINKELKNAKKMADIASQAKSEFLANMSHEIRTPLNGVIGFSDLLLKTPLNEIQTQYLNYINESGENLLSIINDILDFSKIESGKMELSIEKANVYDIVSQVINVILYQSQKKNIELLLNIEPGLPETIWLDESRLKQILINLLGNAVKFTQEGEIELKVEKLSIESKNITLRFSVRDTGIGIPKEKQKHIFNAFTQENSSISKKYGGTGLGLTISNNILNYMGSSLSLVSELHQGSTFYFDIQVPYEMSERHEEEDLKIKKVLIVDDNEANRIIIQHMLAYKNVDSKLAANGMEALQILLAGERFDVILMDYHMPVISGLETIEKIRELFDKQNESSPLIILHTSSEEHDVINSFRQENNSFFLLKPIKSEELYKTLKLAVKNTEKEISSNTQAETNTPKLMQSAKVLLVDDNPVNMVLNNKMVRSLIPDAQLTEATDGLQALEQCKEKIFDIILMDVQMPVMDGIEATKQIRLLPEYAGVPIIGVTAGNVLGEKEKCLDSGMNDFLPKPLRQADLLGILEKYIFNENHIPAEESSDKEKFFDIKLLNEHMGDDDDDFKQIFLNLVIQELTQAEENIRKSAAEKDTTALKMILHKLKGTAGTAGLTRLTEHAADWEKKSETDMDFIAMEKEIIRDITTGLQAIKNLIQ from the coding sequence ATGAAGAAGTACCCAATTCCTGCGAATGAAGAAGATCGAATGAGAAAACTGGAGTTTTTTGATCTTTTAAACCTGGAAAAAGATCCCCAGTTAGACGTTTTTGCAGAAACAGCATGTCTCGTGACCGGCTGCCCGGCAGCACTTATTGCCATGATGGAAAGCGAAACCCAGACGATCCAGAGTTGTGTGGGACTTGCCCTGGACTTTGTAGACAGGAAAAATACTGTATGCCAGTATTCTATCGCAAGTGGGGACATTGTAGTCATCAATGACACTTTACTGGATGAAAGATCTTCTGATAATCCACTCATACTGGCAGGCGGAATCCGGTTTTATGCAGGAGTACCCCTGTTAGATGACGAAGGATTTGCTTTGGGAACACTTTGCGTAATTGATTATAAGCCTAAAACTATTACAGAAGACCAGATCTCTACCCTAAAAAAAATAGGGGAAGCGGTCACGAAACTTCTGATGGGAAAACGGAAAAATATCCAGGCAGAATATTTCCAGCAGACCTTCAGTATTTCTAATAACCTGATCTGTGTGCTGGACAAAAATTTTTTACTGAAAGATATTAACCCGGCTTTTGAAAATGCATTTCAAGTAAATAAAAGCCAGGTTATCAATCAGAATTTCCTTGATCTGGTAGGCAGTCATAATTCCCAGCTTCAATTACTTTCTAAAGATCTTCCTAATACGGATGAAGAGATAACGTTTACCACTTCTACCAATATCAATGATAACCAAACCATTATTGTTGAATGGTATTTAAAACTGAACCAGAGCCATTCGGATATTTTTTGCTTCGGAATCAATATTACCCAGCGTATTGAAGAGAAACTAAAACTGGAAAGCTCCGAACGCCGTTTCAGAAGCTTCTTCGAAAATGCAATAGGACTGATGAGTATGCATGATATGGAAGGAAATATCATCGCCGTCAATGAAAAAGGAAGAGAAACCCTTCAATATTCTGCTGAAGAGGTAGAAGATCTGAATTTAAAAGATCTTGTCCCTGAAAAAAACTGGCATCTTCTTGAGCAATATCTGGAGCGTATCAACAAAAACCGTGAAGATTTCGGAACCATGATTCTGAAAACAAAAGGCGGTGATGAAGTAATATGGATGTACCACAACCTTGTGGAAATCAATAAAGAAGGAAAACCTTACGTAGTGAGTACCGCACTGAATGTTACCGAAAGAGTAACACTGGAAAAAGATCTGGTCAATACCAAAAAAATGCTGGAACAGACCAGTGCGGTTGCCCAGGTCGGAGGCTGGGAAGTCAACCTCAAAAACAATACTGTAATCTGGTCACAGTCTACCAGAGAAATCCATAAAATAGATAAAACTTTCCAGCCGGATTTAGAGAATGCATTAGGCTTCTATAGTGAAAACAGCCGGGAAAAACTGGAATCCTTATTCGAGAGAGCAGTGAAAGAAGGCATACCTTACGATGAAGAATTACAGCTGGTACGAAATGACGGCGTCATGATCTGGGTAAGGGTAAAAGGAATACCGGAATTTGAAGGCGGAGTATGTACGAGAGTCTACGGAATTATACAGGATATTGATAATTTCAAAAAAGTTTACTTAGAACTGGCCAGAAAAGAGGCTATGCTTCAGTCATTTGTTGCCTATGTTCCTGCTACGGTAGCTATGCTTGATAAAGATCTTAATTATCTCTCTGTAAGCAAAAGCTGGAAAGATGAATTCCAGATGAACGACATCAGGCTCATTGGAGAGAACATGTTTAAGATTTCCCCGGATGTACCGGATGAAAGAATAAAAATATACCGGGATGCACTGGCAGGAAAAGCCTACAAGAATGAAGATATGGCGATAGAAATTCCCGGCAAGGAATCTATTCAGCATTATAATGTAGAGGTTACGCCATGGTATCTTTCCAGTAATGTTATAGGCGGAATTATTGTTGCTGCACAGAATATTACAACCTCTGTAAAAATCAATAAGGAACTTAAGAATGCCAAGAAAATGGCCGATATTGCCAGCCAGGCGAAGTCAGAATTTCTGGCCAATATGAGTCATGAAATCAGAACTCCGTTAAATGGTGTTATCGGTTTTTCGGATCTTCTCTTAAAAACACCATTGAATGAAATACAGACACAGTATCTTAATTATATTAATGAATCCGGTGAAAACCTGTTGAGTATCATCAATGATATCCTTGATTTTTCCAAAATAGAATCCGGGAAGATGGAGCTTTCCATTGAAAAAGCCAATGTTTATGATATTGTCAGTCAGGTAATCAACGTAATTCTTTATCAGTCCCAGAAAAAGAATATAGAATTACTCTTAAATATAGAACCGGGACTTCCTGAAACCATCTGGCTGGATGAATCGAGACTTAAGCAAATCCTGATCAATCTTCTTGGAAATGCCGTGAAGTTTACCCAGGAAGGAGAAATAGAACTTAAAGTGGAAAAACTAAGTATTGAGAGTAAAAATATTACCCTTAGATTTTCCGTAAGGGACACCGGAATTGGTATTCCTAAAGAAAAACAAAAGCATATTTTCAATGCTTTTACTCAGGAAAACAGCTCTATCAGCAAAAAGTACGGGGGAACCGGCCTCGGACTGACCATTTCCAACAATATCCTGAACTATATGGGAAGCAGTCTGTCATTGGTAAGTGAGCTTCATCAAGGGTCCACCTTCTATTTTGATATCCAGGTTCCTTACGAAATGTCCGAGCGCCATGAAGAGGAAGATCTGAAAATAAAAAAAGTATTAATTGTAGATGACAATGAGGCCAACAGGATTATCATTCAGCATATGCTCGCTTATAAAAATGTTGATTCAAAGCTTGCCGCGAATGGAATGGAAGCCCTTCAGATACTGCTTGCGGGAGAACGTTTTGATGTGATTCTGATGGATTATCATATGCCGGTCATTTCAGGACTGGAAACCATAGAAAAAATCAGGGAGCTGTTTGATAAACAAAATGAATCATCACCTCTCATTATCCTTCATACCTCTTCTGAAGAGCATGATGTTATCAACTCTTTCCGCCAGGAAAACAATTCATTCTTTTTATTGAAACCGATCAAATCTGAAGAACTTTACAAGACGCTGAAGCTTGCTGTAAAAAATACTGAGAAAGAGATCAGCAGTAACACACAAGCAGAAACAAATACACCAAAGCTCATGCAGTCTGCCAAGGTTTTACTTGTAGATGACAACCCTGTCAATATGGTGCTGAACAATAAAATGGTACGTTCATTAATCCCTGATGCACAGCTCACAGAAGCTACCGATGGTCTTCAGGCATTGGAGCAGTGCAAAGAAAAAATATTCGATATTATTTTAATGGATGTTCAGATGCCGGTAATGGACGGTATTGAAGCAACGAAACAAATCCGGTTACTTCCGGAGTATGCCGGTGTTCCGATTATTGGTGTAACTGCGGGAAATGTACTGGGTGAAAAAGAAAAGTGCCTGGATTCCGGCATGAATGACTTCCTACCTAAACCTTTAAGACAGGCAGATCTGCTGGGAATACTGGAAAAATATATTTTTAATGAAAATCACATTCCCGCAGAAGAATCATCAGATAAAGAAAAATTCTTTGATATAAAGCTTTTGAATGAACATATGGGTGATGATGATGACGATTTCAAACAAATATTTTTGAACCTTGTGATACAGGAACTTACTCAGGCCGAAGAAAACATCAGAAAAAGCGCTGCAGAAAAAGACACCACAGCCCTGAAAATGATCCTTCATAAGCTTAAAGGAACGGCAGGAACGGCAGGATTGACACGACTCACAGAACATGCAGCGGACTGGGAAAAGAAATCAGAAACCGACATGGATTTTATTGCCATGGAAAAAGAAATTATCCGGGATATTACTACAGGATTACAAGCCATTAAAAATTTAATACAATAA
- the xth gene encoding exodeoxyribonuclease III — protein MKIATYNVNGVNGRLPVLLKWLKEASPDIVCLQELKAPQERFPLQEINNAGYQAIWNGQKSWNGVAILAKNKEITEVQRSLPGDPDDIQSRYIEAIIDQMVICCLYLPNGNPYPGPKFDYKLSWLKRFKKRTDQLIKMELPAILIGDFNIIPEPIDVHKPERWENDALYRVEVRKAYKDLQKKGWLDSIRSLYPGEKIYTFWDYLYKAYDRNAGIRLDHILLSPYLQSRLQSGGVDRQVRGWEKSSDHAPVWIELSEEL, from the coding sequence ATGAAAATAGCAACCTATAATGTAAATGGAGTCAACGGCCGTCTGCCTGTTTTATTGAAGTGGCTGAAAGAAGCTTCACCGGATATTGTCTGTCTTCAGGAATTAAAAGCACCTCAGGAACGTTTTCCTTTGCAGGAAATCAATAACGCCGGATATCAGGCCATCTGGAATGGACAGAAGAGCTGGAACGGGGTGGCCATATTAGCGAAAAACAAAGAAATCACAGAAGTACAAAGATCCTTACCAGGTGATCCAGACGATATTCAAAGCCGTTATATAGAAGCTATTATAGATCAGATGGTGATATGCTGCCTTTATCTTCCTAACGGAAATCCTTATCCAGGGCCTAAGTTTGATTATAAATTATCATGGCTCAAACGTTTTAAAAAACGAACCGATCAGCTCATTAAAATGGAACTTCCTGCCATTCTTATAGGCGATTTTAATATCATTCCGGAACCTATTGACGTCCATAAACCTGAACGCTGGGAAAATGATGCATTATACCGGGTAGAGGTAAGAAAAGCATATAAGGATCTTCAGAAAAAAGGCTGGCTGGATTCTATACGAAGCCTCTATCCGGGCGAAAAAATCTATACGTTCTGGGATTACTTATACAAAGCTTATGACAGAAATGCAGGGATAAGACTGGATCATATCTTATTGAGCCCTTACCTTCAATCCCGGTTACAAAGTGGTGGAGTAGACCGCCAAGTGCGGGGCTGGGAGAAAAGCAGCGACCATGCTCCCGTATGGATTGAACTTTCTGAGGAATTATAA
- a CDS encoding response regulator transcription factor — MLILIAEDDELILKTIEHKLLKEGHEVILTRNGKDAIETLKTKDVDLAITDIMMPFASGIEILSAIKTMGKQIPVIMLSSMGQEEVVLNAFDLGAADFIVKPFSPNELILRIKRFSSR, encoded by the coding sequence ATGCTGATTCTCATCGCCGAAGACGACGAACTGATTCTAAAAACGATTGAGCACAAATTATTAAAAGAGGGACACGAAGTGATTCTTACCCGTAACGGAAAAGACGCTATTGAAACCCTCAAAACAAAAGATGTAGACCTGGCCATCACAGATATTATGATGCCGTTTGCCTCCGGAATTGAAATACTTTCCGCCATTAAAACCATGGGCAAACAGATCCCGGTGATCATGCTTTCCAGCATGGGGCAGGAAGAGGTGGTACTGAATGCTTTTGATCTCGGAGCAGCGGATTTTATTGTAAAACCATTCAGCCCCAATGAATTGATATTAAGAATAAAAAGATTTTCTTCAAGATAA
- a CDS encoding YaiO family outer membrane beta-barrel protein — protein MKRYTTFLLALLFPVTMYGQQNLTADELFAKARTTAFEQKDYTTSIALAKEALEKAPNYTDISVFLGRLYTWNKDLPAARAVFEDLGKRGVQDEDYFLAYASLEYWNDENTKAVEILDKGLSYHPKSEALLLLKAKVYFGMDHYEEADQAVKTLLSINPKNTEARALAVRINDLSSKNAVGIVYNYSHFDKQFDDDWHIVGVSYKRVTPIGSVILRGNYANKFAQGGTQIELEAYPRLSKMFYLYVGGGYSGDVGLFPKYRTGVSLNANLPHSFEAELGYRQLYFSNSIWMYTAAVGKYYKNFWFNLRTYITPDSKNISHSYTATVRYYTKSAQDYFAFQIGTGISPEENRNNLLENETFKLKTFKIGAEYNFSYRTNLFSVGTMYYNQEFRPGEKGNQFDITLGYTRKF, from the coding sequence ATGAAAAGATATACGACCTTTTTATTAGCATTACTTTTTCCTGTTACGATGTATGGACAGCAGAATCTCACTGCTGACGAATTGTTTGCTAAAGCCCGTACCACGGCTTTTGAACAGAAAGACTATACAACTTCTATAGCGCTGGCTAAAGAAGCATTGGAAAAAGCGCCGAATTATACAGATATTTCAGTTTTTCTTGGGAGATTATATACATGGAATAAAGATCTTCCCGCGGCGAGAGCAGTATTTGAAGACCTTGGAAAAAGAGGTGTTCAGGATGAAGATTATTTTCTGGCCTACGCCTCATTGGAATACTGGAATGATGAGAATACAAAGGCTGTCGAAATTCTTGATAAAGGTCTTTCATACCATCCAAAATCCGAAGCACTTTTGCTGCTGAAGGCGAAAGTGTATTTTGGGATGGATCATTATGAGGAAGCTGATCAGGCTGTAAAGACTCTTTTATCCATTAATCCTAAAAATACGGAAGCAAGAGCTCTTGCTGTGAGAATAAATGATCTTTCTTCTAAAAATGCAGTTGGAATTGTTTACAACTATTCCCATTTTGATAAGCAGTTTGATGATGACTGGCATATTGTGGGAGTAAGCTATAAGAGAGTAACTCCTATCGGTTCTGTGATTCTTCGCGGGAACTATGCGAATAAATTTGCGCAGGGAGGAACGCAGATTGAGCTGGAAGCTTATCCGAGACTTTCGAAAATGTTTTATCTGTATGTTGGCGGAGGATATTCTGGTGATGTCGGTCTTTTCCCGAAATACCGTACCGGAGTTTCTTTAAATGCCAACCTTCCCCACAGCTTCGAGGCAGAATTAGGTTACCGTCAATTGTATTTCAGCAACAGCATCTGGATGTATACTGCGGCTGTAGGAAAATATTATAAAAATTTCTGGTTCAACCTGCGTACTTATATTACGCCGGACAGCAAAAATATTTCACACTCTTATACGGCAACGGTACGATATTATACAAAAAGTGCCCAGGACTATTTTGCTTTTCAGATAGGAACAGGAATCAGCCCTGAAGAAAATCGTAATAACCTCCTGGAAAATGAGACTTTTAAGCTTAAAACGTTTAAAATAGGTGCTGAATATAATTTCTCTTACCGCACCAATCTGTTTTCAGTTGGTACCATGTATTATAATCAGGAATTCCGTCCGGGTGAGAAAGGAAATCAGTTTGATATTACTTTAGGTTACACCAGAAAGTTCTAA
- a CDS encoding HEAT repeat domain-containing protein, which produces MFLTTSIHFLFLVFLGMLSLVLLLIIVVLIYSFYQYRESLQASRWSEVINKRISEVIVYGEDEISPDDNFSSAAGSSLFRNLFLQKLAESEKKFSGAAQNKLKDLFRDYGLQEEAFKKLSQKKVHLIAGGIQELTSMNVEEALPKISTFLSHPSAQVYQEAQYAMVHFKGFEGLHFLSSITSTISEWQQLRLLLSINQIPDNSGDHIKSWMESSNDSVVIFTLKLLRKFQILPLYSSVINLLDHSSSEVRIQAVQTLLSLENSSTITHLMEVYPHQPVEVQKEILKVMKKSKDQRSTDFLKDQLLNGTDSGVKVYAAEALCALEKQEYLTEVLNRETSEELIQIIKYALQEKVC; this is translated from the coding sequence ATGTTTCTCACCACTTCTATACATTTTCTTTTTCTTGTTTTTCTGGGGATGCTTTCCCTGGTTCTCTTGCTGATTATTGTAGTGCTGATCTACAGTTTTTATCAGTACAGAGAATCCTTGCAGGCTTCCAGATGGTCAGAAGTAATCAATAAGAGAATCTCAGAAGTGATTGTATATGGTGAAGATGAAATATCTCCGGATGATAATTTCTCATCAGCAGCTGGCAGTTCCTTATTCAGAAATTTATTTCTACAGAAGCTGGCAGAATCTGAAAAGAAATTTTCCGGAGCAGCACAAAACAAACTGAAAGACTTATTCCGTGATTATGGGCTTCAGGAAGAAGCGTTTAAGAAACTCAGTCAAAAAAAAGTGCACTTAATTGCAGGGGGAATACAGGAACTTACGTCTATGAATGTAGAAGAAGCATTACCCAAAATATCTACATTTTTAAGCCATCCTTCAGCTCAGGTATATCAGGAAGCACAATATGCAATGGTTCACTTTAAAGGATTTGAAGGACTTCATTTCCTGAGCAGCATTACCTCCACCATATCAGAATGGCAGCAGCTTCGTTTGCTTCTTTCAATAAATCAGATTCCTGATAACTCAGGAGATCATATTAAAAGCTGGATGGAAAGCTCTAATGATTCCGTAGTTATTTTCACCCTTAAACTGTTAAGGAAATTTCAGATACTACCCCTTTATTCTTCTGTTATTAATCTGCTGGACCATTCTTCTTCTGAAGTACGGATACAGGCGGTACAAACATTATTATCACTGGAAAACTCTTCTACGATTACCCATCTTATGGAAGTCTATCCGCATCAGCCGGTTGAAGTTCAGAAAGAGATCCTTAAGGTCATGAAAAAGTCAAAAGACCAGCGCAGTACAGATTTCCTGAAAGACCAGTTATTGAACGGCACCGATTCAGGTGTGAAAGTGTATGCCGCAGAAGCTTTATGTGCACTTGAAAAGCAGGAGTATCTGACAGAAGTATTGAACAGGGAAACATCAGAAGAATTAATTCAAATCATTAAATACGCATTACAGGAAAAAGTATGTTAG